Within the Terriglobia bacterium genome, the region TGGGCCAAGAACCATATGATGGACCCGCAGCAGGTCTTCCACGAGTCGCGAGATCCCCTCTCCGAGCGCGTCGCCCACGTCTTCGAGATCTACAAGCAGGAGTTGCGCAAGGCCAACGCACTCGACTTCGACGACCTGCTGCTCGAGGCCGTCCGCCTGCTGAAAGATATCGCCGAGGTGCGTGAGCGCTACAACCGCCGCTTCGAGTACATCCTCATCGACGAGTACCAGGACACCAACCGCCCGCAGTACGAACTCATGCGCCTGCTGGCCGGCTCGCACCACAACGTCTGCGTCGTCGGCGACGAGGACCAGTCCATCTACTCCTGGCGCGGCGCCGACATCCGCAACATCCTCGAGTTCGAGCAGGACTTCCCGGAAGCAAAGATCATCCGCCTGGAGCAGAACTACCGCTCCACGCAGAACATACTGGCCGCGGCCTCGGCCGTGGTGGCGAACAACGTCCAGCGCAAGGGCAAGAACCTATGGACGTCGCGCCAGGGTGGTACGAAACTCGGCTTCTACGAGGCTCCCGACGGTGAGAATGAGGCGCTGTTCGTAGCCGATCAGATCTCCAAGTATGTCGCGCGAGCCCATCAGGAGGGCGTCGAGCAGCCGCGCGCGGCAGTGCTCTACCGCACCAACTTCCAATCGCGGCTGGTGGAGGAGGCCATGCGCCGCTACGGCATGAAGTACCACGTGGTCGGCGGCTTCTCGTTCTACGAGCGCGCCGAGATCAAGGACATGATCTCGTACCTCAAGCTGCTCCAGAACGTGGACGACTCCATCGCCCTGCTGCGCGTCATCAACACGCCCGCTCGGGGCATCGGCAAAACGACGGTCGAGACACTGGAGCGCATCGCGCTCGAGACCGGACTCTCGCTCTGGGGCGCCGTCGGAGAAGCCATCCAGCGCCAGCTATTACCCGCGCGCGCTCTCGCCGCGCTGCAAAGTTTCCGCCAGCTCATCGAGGACGCCCGCGCCATGCTCGCCGGGACCTTCGGCGGGAAACTCGCGGAGGAGGTCGCGGAGCCCCCAGCCGTCAGCGGTCAGCCGTCCGGAACAGCGGACGCAGAGAGCGCAGAGGATTTCTTCGACAAGCTCGCGCCGGGCTCTGAAGCCAGCGACCGGCAACCAGCGACCAGCGACTCTGTCGAGGGGTTCCGCTCCCCCGGCGGCCCCGCCACGCTTCCCGAGATCCTGAAGTTTCTCATCGACCGCACCGGCTACATCAAGCAGCTCGAAGAAGAGGCCACGCCGGATTCCTTCGCGCGCATCGACAACCTGCGCGAACTGGTGAACGCCGCCATGGACTCGCGCGACCGCGGCGAGTCACTCTCCGACTTTCTCGACCACGCCGCCCTGGTCAGCGAGTCCGACGACTACGACGAGCGCGCGCAGATCACGCTCATGACCCTGCACGCCGCCAAGGGCCTCGAATTCCCGCTTGTCTTCCTCGTCGGCCTGGAGGAAGGCCTGTTCCCGCACTCGCGCACGCTGATGGACCCGCCGCAGCTTGAGGAAGAGCGCCGCCTCTGCTACGTCGGCATGACACGCGCCATGGACGCGCTGGTGGTCACGCGCGCCCGCTTCCGCCGCCGCTACGGCACCGACCTGCCCGACGCCGCAGTGCCCTCGCGCTTCCTGGACGAGATCCCACCGCAACTGATGGAGGACCTGGGTTCTCCGCAACCGAGAGCCGCCGAGCGGCGCGATTACGAGTACTCCCAGGCGGGCAGCGACGACGACTTCGACCAGCGCCCACGCCACGGCAATGGGCGCAAACAGCGCGCGTCCTATGGCGGCCCGACTTACAACTCCATCGACAACATCGCTGAATTCTTCGCCTCCCGAGGAAAGAAATTCACCCGGCCGAAGTTGAGCGGTGTTGCGGGCGTGAGCGAAGCGGGAGCCCGCACGCGAAATCCCGAGCGCAGCGAGGGAACCATTCCCGCGCCCACCGGCAAGACCGGCTTCCGCCCCGGCATGAAGGTGCGCCACCCGAAATATGGCGAGGGGACGGTGTACAAACGCGAGGGCGAAGGTGAGGACGCCAAGATTACGGTACAATTTCCACGCTTCGGGCTCAAGAAGCTGGTAGAGAGGTTCGCGCAGCTCGAGCGCGCCTGAACAAGGAGATTCCTGCCATGAAGAAACTGGGGGTACTAGCGGGGTTCGTCGCACTGGTCGCGGTCGCCACGGGCTTGGCGCAGTATCGCTGGCCCAACATGACGACGGTGCAGAGGGTCTGGATCGACAAGCTGGGCAACAACGATGACGCGGAGCGCTTCCGCTTCCAGTTGGCCATTGAATTGGGCAAGAACGGATTCACCGCCTGGGATGAGGCGGACGGCTCCGACGGCATCGTCAAGGGCACGTTCTCCTACAAGAACTTCAGCGATAAGTCGGGCGCCGCGGCCAATCTCCGCATCATGAGCCCCGACAATAAGGAGATCTGGGGCTTGAGCGTGAACGACCCCAAATCAGACCGCAAGGGCGATTCGTCGCTCTGGGTCGCGCAGGAAGTCGCCAAGCGCATGAAGGAGCAGAAGGCGAACGAGATCAAGTGGTTCAAGGGAAAGAAAGGCTAGTTTCGAGTTGAAATCTGTCAGAGAGGACTAATGGCAAACACCACGAAGCTGAGCAGGGAAGAACGCAAGAAAGCCAAGCGCGCTGCGCGCAAGAAGCAGGCGCCCAAGAAGCCGCGTGAGTATGCGCGCGGATCGAAGAAGAGAAAAGTCAAGAAGATGGTTCGCGGCCAGTCGAAGCGCACGTAATCGAGGATCTGGGGATCGGGCGGGCGGTCTGCTGTCCGCTTGCCCGATCCCGCAGTCATCCAATCGCCCAATTCATTCCAGGAGCTCGTTCTGGCCAACCAATTACTCGCCACCAAGTCCATTGACAAGCTGATCTCGGAGTCGGAGGAGCCCGAACATCGGCTCAAGAAAACGCTTGGACCGTGGAGCCTCACCGCGCTCGGCATCGGCGCCATCATCGGCTCCGGCATCTTCGTTCTGACCGGCACGGCGGCTGCGGGCGAGCACTTCGAAGTCCCTTCCATCCTGCACGCACAGGTGCTCGACCTTTTCCTGAACTTGGTGCAGCACGGGAGTTTCGCCGGTGCGCTGATGCACGGCCGCCCGCCGGCAGGCCCGGCGATCGCAATCTCGTTCGCGCTGGTAGCCATCGCGTGCAGCTTTGCCGGACTCTGCTACGCAGAGCTGGCCTCCATGATCCCCATCGCCGGCAGCGCCTATACCTACTCGTATGCCACCCTGGGCGAGATCTTCGCCTGGATCATCGGCTGGGACCTGATCCTGGAGTACGCCGTAAGCAATGTCGCGGTCGCGGTCGGCTTCAGCGGATACCTGAAAGCGCAGTTGGAACAGTTCGGGCTAGTCATCCCGGAACACTGGTCCACCTCCGTGTGGGCTGGAGGCCACTGGACGGGCGCGTATTTCAACCTGCCCGCCTTCCTGGTGGTATTCGTCCTCACTGTGCTGCTGGTGCGCGGCGTGCGCGAATCCGCCGAGACCAACAATTTCATGGTGGCGATCAAAATCGCCGCCATCATGACCTTCCTGGTCGTCGGTGGCATGCTGGTGAATCCCGGCAACTGGAAGCCCTTCGCGCCTTCTGGTTTTGCCGGCGTCGTTACCGGTGGCGCCATCATTTTCTTCACCTACATCGGCTTCGATTCGGTTTCTACGGCGGCCGAGGAGGCCCAGAACCCTCAGAAGGACATCCCTTTCGGCATCATCACTTCCCTGATCGTGTGCACGATCCTCTACATGGGGGTCGCGCTGGTGCTGCTGGGCATGATGAAGTACAGCACCTTCGTTTCCGGCGCCGCCGCCGAGGCTCCGGTCGCCTACGCGCTGCAACAACTCGGCGCCAGACCGATCTTCCGCTCCGTGATCGTGATCGGCGCGCTCACGGGCATGCTCTCTTCGCTGCTGGTCTTCCAATATGGCCAGACCCGGATCTGGTTCGCCATGTCCCGCGACGGCCTGTTGCCCAAGCTCTTTTCCGCTGTACATCAGCGCTTCAAGACGCCCCATTGGTCCACCTGGATCGCCGGCTTTGCCGTCGGCATCCCGGCCGGGCTGGTCGATATCGGAGACGCCGCCGATCTTTCCAACATTGGAACGCTGTTCGCCTTCGTGCTGGTATCGCTGGGCGTGATCTTCCTGCGCCGCTCGCAGCCGGACCGTCCGCGCGCGTTCCGTGTCCCCTTCGTGCCCTGGTTCCCGCTGCTGGCGGTGATCCTCTGCGGCGGCCTGATGACCGGCCTGACTGTGATCACGTGGATCCGCTTCTTCGTCTGGATGGCGATCGGTCTGGTGATCTACATCCTCTATGGCCGGCGGCACAGCGAATTCGCCAAGGCCTCTCCAGGCGGAGCATGAAGCCGCCGAGCCAATTCATCCGGTCGCTTCCCAAGGCCGAGCTGCATCTCCATCTCGAAGGTTCCGTCGAGCCGGCCACCCTGGTGGAACTGAGCCGGCGGCACAGCGGGCCGCAGTACACGCTCGAGGAGGCGGAGCAGCTCTACAACTACCCGGATTTCGCCGCGTTCCTGCTGGCCTTCAAGGCCGTCGCCGAACAACTGACCACGCCCGAGGATTACGAGCTCATCACCTATCGCCTCATGGAGCGGCTGCGGTCGGAGAACGTACCTCACGCCGAGGTGTACGTTTCGGTGGGCGTCGTGCTCTGGTACAAGCGGGATTTCGCGCCGATCTTTGAGGCGCTGGAGCGCGCCCGCCAGCGCGGCGAACGCGACTTCGGTGTGTCCGTGCTCTGGATCTTCGACGCGGTCCGCCAGTTCGGCCCCGACCGCGCCCGGCGGGTTGTGGACCAGGCGGTGCAGTACCGCGACCGCAACGTGGTGGGGATCGGGATCGGCGGTGATGAGCGCCGCGCCGGCCCCGAACTGTTTCGCGACGTGTACGCGTACGCCGCCGACAACGGCCTGCATCTCACCTGTCATGCCGGCGAGACCGCGGGCCCCGAATCCATCTGGGGCGCCCTGAACCTCAAGAGCGAGCGCCTCGGCCACGCCCTCTCCGCCGGCCAGGACCGCGAGCTGATGGCCGTGCTGGTCGAGCGCCAGATCCCCCTGGAGATCTGCATCTCCAGCAACCTGCGCACGGCGTGCTGCGCCCGCCTGCAGGACCATCCGGTGAAGAGGTATTTCGACCTCGGCGCCATGGTCACGCTGAACACCGACGACCCGGCGATGTTCCGCACTTCCCTGTCGCACGAGTACCAGCTGGCGCAAGATTCCTTCGGCTTCACTGACGAGCACGTGCGCGAGTTGGCGCGCAATTCTTTCGAGGCGGCTTTTCTTCCCCCGGAAAAGAAGTTGTGGTTCCTCAACAGCCTGGATGCTATGGCGCCCGTCCCGGGGCGTCCCACCCGGATCCCATGACTGCGCTGCGGCGGGCCCTCATCTTCGCGCTATGTCTCGTGCCGATCGTTTGCGCAGTCGCTGCGGACGGGCCGCGAGAGCGCCCGCTCGCCATCACCAACGTCAACATCGTCGACGTCACCGACGGCAGTATCTGGCGCAACTCCACCATCTACATCCGCGGCAACCGCATCCAGTGGGTGGCGAAGCACGCGTTTCTGGAGCACGGTGAGCGCCTCAAGGTCGTCAACGGCGGCGAGCGCTACGTCATCCCGGGGCTGTGGAACATGCACGTGCACCTGGTGCAGGATCTCCCGGCGGAATACACCGAGCACGTCCTGATGCCGCTCATGATCGCCAACGGCGTCTCTGGCGTGCGCGACATGGGCGGCAACCTGACCCGGCTGAAGTCCCTGCGCGACCGCATCGCTTCCGGGGCGCTTCTCGGCCCTCGCATCATGTTCTCCGGCCCCATGATCGACGGGCCGCAGCCCGCTTATTCCGATTCCCTGGCCGTCACCACCGAAGACGACGCTCGGGCTGCCGTTCGCTTGCTCAAACAGCAAGGCGCGGATTTCATCAAGGTGCAGAGCCTGCTGCCGCGCGCTCCATATTTTGCGGTCGCCGACGAGGCGAAGAAGCAAGGCCTTATGTTCGTTGGCCACGTGCCCGATGCCGTGACCGCCGCCGAGGGTTCGGAAGCCGGCCAGCGCACCATGGAGCACATGCTCACCATCCTGCGTGGCTGTTCCACGGAAGAGCGCCAGATCATGGCCGCCGACGAAGAGTTCGGCCTCCGCACCGGTCTCACTCCGGCCCAGCGGAACGCCTTCGGCCAGGCGCAGCGCGAGCGCATCCTGCGCACTTTCAGCCCGGCCAGAGCCGACGACCTTTTCCAGCGGCTTCTCTCCAACCGCAACTGGCAGACCCCGACTCTCGTCCAGCTGCGCTTCTTCGAGCAGGCGGACACCAACGAATGGGAGCGCGATCCCCGGATGCGTTTCGTTCCGGCGTTCCTACGCGACAAGTGGAAACGGCAGCGGGACGACTTTCTCAAGGGCCGCTCGGCGGCAAATCTTGCAAGCTGGAAGGCGTTTTTTCGCAAGAACCGGGAGCTGCTCGGCCCCATGCGCCGTGATTACGTCCATTTCCTGGCCGGCACCGACAACGGCCCCTACGCCTTCCCCGGCTCCGACCTCCTCGATGAGCTGCAACTCCTGGTGGAGAACGGCCTGTCTCCGCTCACGGCGCTGCGCGGCGCGACCATCGAGGCCGCTATCGCCGTGAACCGCCAGCGCGAGTACGGCGCCATCGCGCAGGGTAGAATTGCCGACATCGTGTTCCTCGACGGCAATCCGCTCGAAGACATCCGCAACGTCCGCAAGATCTCCGCGGTCGTCTACAACGGGCATTTCTACGATCAGAGGGACCTCGACCGCATGACGCAGGATGCGGCCAAGGCGGCAGCGGAGGTGAAGTGATGGTCCGGCCGGCAATGACGCAGCACATCGGGATCGTGGCCTGTAGCGCCGAAGGCGCGGCCCTGTGTTACCGCACCATCTGCGAAGAGGCGCAGGACGTCCTCGGACGCCACTTCCATCCCGAGATCTCGATGCATACGCATTGTCTTGGTGAGTACATGCGGTTTGCGGAAGACGACAATTGGGGCGGTGTGGCCGGCCTGATGCTTTCTTCGGCCCACAAACTGCAAAAGGCCGGCGCGGACTTCCTCATCTGCCCCGACAATACCATCCACCAGGCGATGCGAATGGTCACGCCCAAGTCGCCGCTGCCCTGGCTGCACATCGCGGAAGAAGTGGCGGAAGAGGCCAAACGGCGCGGCTTCCGCAAGGTCGGCATCACCGGGACCAGGTACCTGGTAAGAAGCAGCGTTTATCCGGAGAAACTCGAAGCTGCGGGCATCGCCTACCTCCGGCCGGAGAAGGACGAGCGGGAGAAGATAAACGACATCATCTTCGACGAGCTGGTGCACGGCGTTTTCACCCACTCCTCCCTGGCCTACTTCCAGCAGGTGATCGAGCGCATGAAGCGCGAGGGCTGCGACGCCGTCGTGCTCGGATGCACCGAGATCCCCCTGCTGGTCAACGACGCCAACTCGCCCCTGCCTACGCTCGATTCCACGCGCTTGCTGGCCCGCGCCGCCTTGAAACGCGCGGTCATCGCGCGACCCGTCGCCGCCGCGCAGTAATTTTCGAAGGTCTTCTGCATCGACGCCGCGAACTGAACCGGAAAGGGCACGGCTTCAGCCGGGCCGAGGGCGTAACAAGGAAAAGCCCGGCCTCAGCCGGGCGAACGGAAGCTGCTTGCTTAGTCGCCGATCTGCACCAGCCCGCCCTCGGGTTGGGTGGCGGGTCGGTTCTGCGGGTCGCGCCAGAAGTCCAGGTAGGAGATCTGGTGCACGCACGAGACCGTGCAGTGCGGGGCGCAGGATTTCTCGGTCGCATACTCGCGCCGGATGTCCGCCCGCGTGTACTCGGCCAGCGGCTTGGCCGGATATCCGCGCTGCTGCGAGCAGTAGTGCACCAGGCCGTTCTCGCAGATGTAGAGGTAGCGGGCTCCGGCACGGCAGCGCCAGTTGTTCGGCCGGCCGTGCGCGATGTTGTCCTGGAAATAGTTGACGCGCGCGTAGCTGGCCTTCTCCATCGCCCACATCTCGCCGTAAACCTTGCGCTCTTCGTCTTCCAGGGGAAGCAACTGC harbors:
- a CDS encoding UvrD-helicase domain-containing protein — protein: MQGRPRGQPRAHGEGPVAAVQHLLDQLNPEQRKAVESVRGPLLILAGAGSGKTRVITYRIAHLVENLGVSPDSILAVTFTNKAAAEMAERVEKLAGGSLLRQPWISTFHSFCVRVLRRDIEALKEFRKDFAIYDETDQQQVVKAAMRRLGLDDKQTKPQAVLARISWAKNHMMDPQQVFHESRDPLSERVAHVFEIYKQELRKANALDFDDLLLEAVRLLKDIAEVRERYNRRFEYILIDEYQDTNRPQYELMRLLAGSHHNVCVVGDEDQSIYSWRGADIRNILEFEQDFPEAKIIRLEQNYRSTQNILAAASAVVANNVQRKGKNLWTSRQGGTKLGFYEAPDGENEALFVADQISKYVARAHQEGVEQPRAAVLYRTNFQSRLVEEAMRRYGMKYHVVGGFSFYERAEIKDMISYLKLLQNVDDSIALLRVINTPARGIGKTTVETLERIALETGLSLWGAVGEAIQRQLLPARALAALQSFRQLIEDARAMLAGTFGGKLAEEVAEPPAVSGQPSGTADAESAEDFFDKLAPGSEASDRQPATSDSVEGFRSPGGPATLPEILKFLIDRTGYIKQLEEEATPDSFARIDNLRELVNAAMDSRDRGESLSDFLDHAALVSESDDYDERAQITLMTLHAAKGLEFPLVFLVGLEEGLFPHSRTLMDPPQLEEERRLCYVGMTRAMDALVVTRARFRRRYGTDLPDAAVPSRFLDEIPPQLMEDLGSPQPRAAERRDYEYSQAGSDDDFDQRPRHGNGRKQRASYGGPTYNSIDNIAEFFASRGKKFTRPKLSGVAGVSEAGARTRNPERSEGTIPAPTGKTGFRPGMKVRHPKYGEGTVYKREGEGEDAKITVQFPRFGLKKLVERFAQLERA
- a CDS encoding amino acid permease, whose product is MANQLLATKSIDKLISESEEPEHRLKKTLGPWSLTALGIGAIIGSGIFVLTGTAAAGEHFEVPSILHAQVLDLFLNLVQHGSFAGALMHGRPPAGPAIAISFALVAIACSFAGLCYAELASMIPIAGSAYTYSYATLGEIFAWIIGWDLILEYAVSNVAVAVGFSGYLKAQLEQFGLVIPEHWSTSVWAGGHWTGAYFNLPAFLVVFVLTVLLVRGVRESAETNNFMVAIKIAAIMTFLVVGGMLVNPGNWKPFAPSGFAGVVTGGAIIFFTYIGFDSVSTAAEEAQNPQKDIPFGIITSLIVCTILYMGVALVLLGMMKYSTFVSGAAAEAPVAYALQQLGARPIFRSVIVIGALTGMLSSLLVFQYGQTRIWFAMSRDGLLPKLFSAVHQRFKTPHWSTWIAGFAVGIPAGLVDIGDAADLSNIGTLFAFVLVSLGVIFLRRSQPDRPRAFRVPFVPWFPLLAVILCGGLMTGLTVITWIRFFVWMAIGLVIYILYGRRHSEFAKASPGGA
- the add gene encoding adenosine deaminase, encoding MKPPSQFIRSLPKAELHLHLEGSVEPATLVELSRRHSGPQYTLEEAEQLYNYPDFAAFLLAFKAVAEQLTTPEDYELITYRLMERLRSENVPHAEVYVSVGVVLWYKRDFAPIFEALERARQRGERDFGVSVLWIFDAVRQFGPDRARRVVDQAVQYRDRNVVGIGIGGDERRAGPELFRDVYAYAADNGLHLTCHAGETAGPESIWGALNLKSERLGHALSAGQDRELMAVLVERQIPLEICISSNLRTACCARLQDHPVKRYFDLGAMVTLNTDDPAMFRTSLSHEYQLAQDSFGFTDEHVRELARNSFEAAFLPPEKKLWFLNSLDAMAPVPGRPTRIP
- a CDS encoding amidohydrolase family protein; this translates as MTALRRALIFALCLVPIVCAVAADGPRERPLAITNVNIVDVTDGSIWRNSTIYIRGNRIQWVAKHAFLEHGERLKVVNGGERYVIPGLWNMHVHLVQDLPAEYTEHVLMPLMIANGVSGVRDMGGNLTRLKSLRDRIASGALLGPRIMFSGPMIDGPQPAYSDSLAVTTEDDARAAVRLLKQQGADFIKVQSLLPRAPYFAVADEAKKQGLMFVGHVPDAVTAAEGSEAGQRTMEHMLTILRGCSTEERQIMAADEEFGLRTGLTPAQRNAFGQAQRERILRTFSPARADDLFQRLLSNRNWQTPTLVQLRFFEQADTNEWERDPRMRFVPAFLRDKWKRQRDDFLKGRSAANLASWKAFFRKNRELLGPMRRDYVHFLAGTDNGPYAFPGSDLLDELQLLVENGLSPLTALRGATIEAAIAVNRQREYGAIAQGRIADIVFLDGNPLEDIRNVRKISAVVYNGHFYDQRDLDRMTQDAAKAAAEVK
- a CDS encoding amino acid racemase, giving the protein MTQHIGIVACSAEGAALCYRTICEEAQDVLGRHFHPEISMHTHCLGEYMRFAEDDNWGGVAGLMLSSAHKLQKAGADFLICPDNTIHQAMRMVTPKSPLPWLHIAEEVAEEAKRRGFRKVGITGTRYLVRSSVYPEKLEAAGIAYLRPEKDEREKINDIIFDELVHGVFTHSSLAYFQQVIERMKREGCDAVVLGCTEIPLLVNDANSPLPTLDSTRLLARAALKRAVIARPVAAAQ